One stretch of Desulfomonile tiedjei DNA includes these proteins:
- the cobK gene encoding precorrin-6A reductase, translating to MILLLGGTAETAPLAAALADAGFEVLVSTVTDLPLELGHHGKVTRRIGPLDEQAMLLLARDRGVRAIVDATHPYAEAAHANARKVAATLDLPCLRWRRPEVIEPAADLHFAANHEEAATLACSLGGSILLTTGSTHLRPYVKACSRTGSALFVRVLDHPESVKAALTAGIPEANIVRGRGPFSVEENLAVITNFKIGVLVTKDSGEAGGVPAKLEAARIAGCRVVVIRRPDESCEHCYEELSEMVRAVRSAVDDTEP from the coding sequence CCGCCCCGCTGGCCGCAGCTTTGGCCGACGCAGGATTTGAGGTGCTGGTATCTACGGTTACGGATTTGCCCCTTGAGTTGGGCCACCACGGGAAAGTCACTCGGAGAATCGGCCCGCTGGATGAACAGGCAATGCTGCTGTTGGCACGAGATCGCGGGGTAAGGGCCATAGTGGACGCGACCCATCCGTACGCTGAAGCAGCCCATGCAAATGCGAGGAAAGTAGCTGCGACCCTCGATTTGCCTTGCCTCAGGTGGCGTAGGCCGGAAGTCATCGAGCCTGCGGCTGACCTGCATTTTGCAGCCAACCACGAGGAAGCAGCCACCCTGGCTTGCTCTCTAGGTGGTTCGATCCTGCTTACCACAGGCTCTACCCATTTGCGGCCGTACGTCAAAGCATGCTCCAGAACCGGATCGGCGCTGTTCGTCAGAGTGCTCGATCATCCCGAGTCCGTAAAAGCCGCTCTCACCGCTGGCATTCCCGAAGCAAACATTGTGAGAGGCCGGGGGCCATTTTCAGTAGAGGAAAACCTTGCTGTCATTACGAATTTCAAGATCGGGGTCCTCGTCACAAAAGACAGCGGTGAGGCCGGAGGCGTTCCGGCCAAGCTCGAAGCCGCGCGTATCGCGGGATGCCGTGTGGTGGTCATTCGCAGGCCTGATGAATCTTGTGAGCACTGTTATGAGGAACTCTCCGAAATGGTTAGAGCGGTACGATCGGCTGTTGACGATACCGAACCCTAG
- a CDS encoding DUF4396 domain-containing protein — protein MQMDQDKHGADHPSLNRLAFSATVHCLTGCSIGEVLGMVLGTALAWGNWPTVAISVVLAFVFGYLLTLLPLLRAGVAVSDALKLALASDTLSIAVMEFVDNAVMLVLPGAMEAGLSELLFWASLIFSLILAGIAAFPINRWLIARGRGHAVVHKHHGHSNTGLAGGAHPSENRSK, from the coding sequence ATGCAGATGGATCAAGATAAACATGGGGCGGATCATCCTTCACTGAATCGCCTCGCGTTCAGCGCCACGGTTCATTGCCTTACCGGCTGTTCCATCGGCGAGGTGCTGGGGATGGTACTCGGCACAGCGCTGGCTTGGGGAAACTGGCCGACAGTGGCTATCTCCGTGGTGCTCGCATTTGTGTTCGGGTACCTCCTGACCCTGCTGCCGTTGTTGCGTGCAGGCGTGGCAGTCAGTGACGCTCTCAAGCTCGCGCTTGCATCGGACACTCTTTCCATCGCGGTTATGGAGTTTGTCGACAATGCAGTAATGCTCGTCTTACCGGGAGCAATGGAAGCCGGGCTCAGTGAGCTGCTTTTCTGGGCAAGCCTCATCTTTTCCCTTATCCTTGCCGGTATCGCCGCGTTTCCCATCAACCGATGGTTGATTGCCCGCGGCCGCGGTCACGCGGTGGTGCACAAGCATCACGGCCATTCGAATACTGGCTTAGCCGGAGGAGCGCATCCGTCTGAAAACCGTAGTAAATAA
- a CDS encoding cupin domain-containing protein, whose product MLNSADIKWTDGPPSLPPGAQVAVIEGDLTKAEPFTFRLKFPANYRIAPHTHPVVERVTVVSGTFHMGTGDQFVQEKAVALKPGSFAVFQPGHSMFAWAGEETVVQLHGVGPWGITYLNPADDPRKK is encoded by the coding sequence ATGCTCAATTCGGCCGATATAAAGTGGACAGACGGACCTCCGTCACTGCCGCCCGGCGCACAAGTTGCCGTGATTGAAGGGGATTTGACAAAAGCAGAGCCGTTCACGTTCCGCCTCAAGTTCCCGGCCAATTACAGAATAGCGCCGCACACCCATCCGGTTGTCGAACGCGTGACCGTGGTCTCCGGAACGTTCCATATGGGAACCGGCGATCAATTTGTCCAAGAGAAAGCCGTAGCCTTGAAACCGGGAAGCTTCGCGGTATTTCAACCGGGGCACAGCATGTTCGCGTGGGCCGGGGAAGAGACCGTAGTGCAATTGCACGGGGTTGGCCCATGGGGAATTACTTACCTTAACCCGGCGGACGATCCGCGGAAGAAATAA